AATAAAAGGCAGCGCCGTTTCCCCACTAGTTACCCAGTTGTGTATTGCTGGGAAGTAGTAGTCGTTTTGATCGCGCGAAGGTGTTGCACCAGTGCCAATTGTTGAGATTGCTTTAAGTCTTGTTACCGTCCAATTAGCCGGGATTGGTGAAAGTTCTTTATCGAACTCGGGTTGCTGCGAGATTTTTTCTTTCTTAATTCTTCCTGTTTTTACCAGTCGCGATTTTTCAGTTTCAATATTTCTAAGGAAGTCGATAGCGGGTAAATCGCTAGAGATTTGCGGGACAAGTCTTCCAGTGACCGCTAGTTGTAGTATCGTCTGCTTCAATTGCTCAACGCTGCGCTCAGTCGTAAACAATGTATTAAAATTCTTCGCAATGCAGCTCCAAGCTTTATTCACCGTAGAATTGTCGGCTGCATTAATCAGTGTGTTTAGTAAGGAATGCACTAGCGTCTTATGGTTAGTTATATTTGCTTCCGAGTTTTCTTCTAGGCTGTCACATATTTTCATCAGCGCGTCGACTTTTGCAACAATGCGATGCTGTTCAGTCAGTGGGGGTAGCGGGAAGAAATTATCAATCAATCTGCTATAATGTCGGCCGTAGCCTCTACTCTCGATCGGAAGCGTTTTACACACTAAAAAGAAATATTTTTCATTCATGCATAGTGGTCGTAATATCTTTACGCCATCAGCGCCTGCTACGAAGTCGAAGTCAATGTATTTTAAAGCGGATGTATGATCGCCAAAAACTATGACAGGGCCCGGTAAAGTGTTCAATAAGTCCCCGTCATTCACATATCCTGCAATGAAGGTCTGACCTTGATCAACAACCGGATACGCTCCTTCCGAAGAGAGCTCACTAGTTTTAACTTTGTTCTTACTAACTGATATTGGGTAAAATACATCCGTTATGCGCTGCCAAATCCAGCCGTTAGGCAGCTCGAAGGGAGTGTCTTTTTTATCAGTTTCAACGGCCGGCTTTTCCTTCTTTATTCTGCCTTCTTTAATAAGCTTCGCTTTTTCAGCTTTAATATTTTCCACCAGGCCGCTAGCCGATTCGGCTTCTGGATCCTGTTTCACCAGTAATCCGCGTACCGCTAGCTCCATAATGAGGTGGCGTAATTTTTTTATTCCATAAAGCTCGATTCTTTTTGAGTTGCCTCGGCCAGCGGATGATTTGCGCTTGACCGCAGAGGACCATATATCCAGATAGTCTGTGATTAAACGGTTGGCAGAGGCCATTATCATCTTCCTCCGTTGAGTGCGTCGGCCAGAACGGCTTTAAGCTGATCGCGTAAGTTCTGGACGATATTTTGATGAGACTGGTACTGTTCCAGTAACTCCTCTGGATCATGGTTTACTTGTTCGCCAACGTGCGGGTTTTTAATGTCTAGGTTATAATTTCGAGCGATAATGCTGTCGATGCTTACCTTCCATGCCTGGGGCGTCTCCACCCGAGTTTGGAAGTTATCTTTCTCGTCGCCCCACCATGCTAGTTCGGTCGCAAACTCTTCGAATTGCATTGGGCGGGTTTTATTATAGCTGCTCACACCGTCCGGGTATGGATGTTCATAGAACCAAATATTTTTAGTTGCCGGCCAATCACTTTCTGGTTTTTTGGTAAAGAACAAAATGTTGGTCTTGATTCCCGTATAAGGATTGAATACCCCGTTTGGAAGTCGAATGATCGTGTGTAGATGACACTGATCAAGCAACATTTCCTTAAGACGGGTTTTCATTCCTTCGCCAAAAAGAAAACCGTCAGGTAACACCACTGCGGCCCGGCCATTGTTTTTTAAAAGTTTGACCACCAGCGCCATGAATAAGTCAGCAGTTTCTCGAGTGCGCAGGGTTGCGGGGAACTGATTTTCTACGCCATCTTCCTCCATACCACCGAATGGAGGGTTGGTGACGATGACATTTACTCGGTCTGCTTCACCGTAGTCTTTGTAGGCGCGACGGCTGAGCATGTTGTCGTGTTCAATCTGGGTGGGCGTGTCGATGCCATGTAATATCATATTCGTCGTACAAAGCATGTGGGGTAACGCTTTTTTTTCTACGCCCCGA
The genomic region above belongs to Pseudomonas sp. S35 and contains:
- a CDS encoding restriction endonuclease subunit S → MASANRLITDYLDIWSSAVKRKSSAGRGNSKRIELYGIKKLRHLIMELAVRGLLVKQDPEAESASGLVENIKAEKAKLIKEGRIKKEKPAVETDKKDTPFELPNGWIWQRITDVFYPISVSKNKVKTSELSSEGAYPVVDQGQTFIAGYVNDGDLLNTLPGPVIVFGDHTSALKYIDFDFVAGADGVKILRPLCMNEKYFFLVCKTLPIESRGYGRHYSRLIDNFFPLPPLTEQHRIVAKVDALMKICDSLEENSEANITNHKTLVHSLLNTLINAADNSTVNKAWSCIAKNFNTLFTTERSVEQLKQTILQLAVTGRLVPQISSDLPAIDFLRNIETEKSRLVKTGRIKKEKISQQPEFDKELSPIPANWTVTRLKAISTIGTGATPSRDQNDYYFPAIHNWVTSGETALPFIHETKEKISEKAIRETNATVYPAGTLIVAMYGQGKTRGQITELLIPAATNQACAAIQLFEPSPEHRAYIKLFIQKSYEELRSLAEGGAQPNLNIGKLANTLIPIPPLAEQRRIVAKVDELMSMCECLKASLCDLHTIQLQLADAIADKALEKNNGAL
- a CDS encoding class I SAM-dependent DNA methyltransferase, coding for MSNVSSIIKSIQDIMRKDVGVDGDAQRISQLVWMFFLKIYDDREGEIELLEDHYQSPIPESLRWRNWAANPEGITGEELNDFVNLQLFPTLKTKLKLVGETSARALVIRNVFEDAYNYMKSGTLMRQVINKICEINFNNTQDRHTFGSIYEQILKDLQSAGNAGEFYTPRAVTKFIVDRVDPQLSDSVLDPACGTGGFLACTIDHKRVNYVKNSSDEATLVASIRGVEKKALPHMLCTTNMILHGIDTPTQIEHDNMLSRRAYKDYGEADRVNVIVTNPPFGGMEEDGVENQFPATLRTRETADLFMALVVKLLKNNGRAAVVLPDGFLFGEGMKTRLKEMLLDQCHLHTIIRLPNGVFNPYTGIKTNILFFTKKPESDWPATKNIWFYEHPYPDGVSSYNKTRPMQFEEFATELAWWGDEKDNFQTRVETPQAWKVSIDSIIARNYNLDIKNPHVGEQVNHDPEELLEQYQSHQNIVQNLRDQLKAVLADALNGGR